One Vanessa atalanta chromosome 15, ilVanAtal1.2, whole genome shotgun sequence genomic window, CTTGCATAATCACAATTTTAAGCTTTGGAATCTTGATTCTTTAGTTGCTATTCTCAGTGCTAGAATAATAGGTCATTATgtgaactgtaataaatatattatggtaaatttgttaattttatttagatatgttAACACTGtatcaaaaatgttatattttaacatttgattcttaaataaactaaaattctaTTCACAGAAAGATGAAGGCGCCAGTTGCTACTGTAGTGCATCACATACAGACAACTATTGTTCAACTGATGAACTAGATCCTACTCAAATACATGGTTTCCCATCCCATGCTCTTCAACCAAGCGACAGTGGGGCTGACCTCACATATCAGGACTGCCATTCTGACTACACCACACTTGACAAAATAGAAAGAATGGAACAGGATATCATGGAAACCAATGAGAATTACCTATCAGATAATACATGGGAAAAATTTTGGGCTACCAATGGTGAAAGAATAATTTGGGCTTCCTGGATTAAGAAGTACAGTGACTACATAAATCCCACATATCTAGATGAAAACCATGATCTAGTTATGGATGATAACAACATTCCCAAACAGCACTCAGCAGAGCCTTTATGTAATAAGGACATAGTTGATTACAGAGAAAATGATGACATTAAGGTAATGAGAGAGAGGAAATTCTCTTATGATTCAAAAGTCAATCCTTACAAAAAGGCTAGTAAAGACCAGAATTATGAAGATAAATATGACAAACGAAGTGAAAAAGTAAGTGACAAAGATGAAATGTGGCTTCCTGCACGTAGAAGACGATCTTGCTCAGAACATGATGGAATTGTAAGTCCTAGAACACTTCCAGGGACAGACTCGATGacaaatgtaacaaaattaactCTTTCGAGTTATAATGTTACTTCCAGTCATGTAACCTCAGAATCTACGCCTACAGACGACTATAGTGTTTCATCATCAACTTCCACATCTGACGATCAATTTAATGATCAGACAAGAATCGTAAATATTGATGATAATTCAGAACAAATGCCATCTGAAGATTTAGATACTGAACAATATTGGCAATTCCTATGGAAGAAACATTTTGGCGAACAATATGCTTTGCACTACgcaaattatattgaatgtcATGAAATAAGAAACAGAGAAATATCTGCTTTGAATGTACAAGAAAGTAAAATTGAAGAATTGAAAGGTTTAGATAATGAGTGTGAGAATAGTGAAGGGAATTCACAGGAACTGCCTTCTGTTATTGAAGTTCAAACacaaatcgataaaattaacttagaaGAAAAGATTGTCAAACCAAAAAGGAGGACTAAAAATGCAAGTAATCGTATCATTAGCTCCGTGGGTGTACTGCtacaaaatttacttaaagAACAAAAAGACAAGTCATTCGACGAAGCTTTTGATGGTGAAGATGGAACAACTAATAATGAAAAATCTGAGTCATTGGTATTGGAGAAGAATGAAAATTCAACTGGATCAAATAATCTGCAAAACAACAGCAACGTTTCCAAACACGATTATTATGACGGAGACGACGATCCACCTGAAGAAAAGCCGGTATCATTAAAGAgaaggtaaatttaaatataagaatatttttcaattagttttaaaaacatttatttttcctcTCGCGcaagaagaagaaaaaacaagaggaaataaaatttttagacgagttttattattttcgtataaatatcattgctgaatttaaaatatcttatgaaatgcttaaacattttttgtttcataagtatataattcagttaattattttatgttccaGTCATGAAATCGATGACGAAGAGGTGAACTcagaaaaagtaaaatcaaCATTCCAAATCATGGGTTTCTCGTTCGACTCAGAGAAGATACCGAAGGGTCAGCTTATTTATAGAAAGCGGTTAGGGAGGTTGCGTCCGCCACGGTACAAGCGATCCGGAGCGTCgaagaaaacatattttgatgATGAAGGAAAACCGTATCACTTGGAACAGGTTATTATTAacgttattttcttaatatttttcattaatgttaTATACGAGTACGTAAGATTCCACTACAGTAGAATAGTCCTGGGTTTCGTATGAATCGTCTTAAGTTATTTGTGTAAAGCATATCCatatttttgatattcattgatttaattgtCCTAACCTAAAGTTTGCTTGGAAGAAATGTTCCGGTAGAATAAGCGATAAGGCCTTatctataaagatattattaaaatataaagagcataaattaattgtttccaTCAGCTGTAAGCAAGCATTCTAAATTCTAAATATCGGAAATtcttcaacaattttttttatatatgaaagcAAGTGAGGATGACGATAATATTTTCCAGAATCAAGAATCACAAGATGAAGGCGAAATGCTTACTGATGATGATGGTCCAGAAATACAATCAGATGGTGAGAAAAATAACTTAGATATCAAATTAGAAGAAAGCACAAACACTGAAACAGAAAACAATGAATCTAAAGATAATGTGATTGAAAGCGAAGCTACATCTGAGAATACAGCAGACATTTTACAAGAGAACATAGAACAATCGCAGAGTGATGTTATTGAAAGCAAAAACGATGAACAAACGGATGTTCATGTTGAAATAACAAGTAAGTtttctatatgtatattatcattaaataacaaatattgtaaatctCATACATTGTTTTTCAGGTCTAAATAAACGCAGGCGTCGACCTAAAAGATACCCTCGAATGGAGGATTATGATACAACAGATATGCCAATTGAACTCAAAGGAGATGAGAAAATGTTTAAGTATTGGAAGAAACGACATTCATTGTTTCATCGGtaagaaacaatattatttcatagcCTTTTCTCTACTTTGTAAAATTATAGGTACAGAAATTGTCGTTTTCCACTATAACTAATACCACTATTTTCTAGGGTCAAAAAGTAGAATTGTTTAATTGACTTGACGTAGATGTAAAATTTGCATTGAAACATACGTAATTAGGGACCAGTTTCAGAATTACGCCTTTTTGAATCGTATCTTAAATAAAGTGACAGGGTATAATTCGGTTTAATGTCAAGTTTTAGTTACTTGGCATTAAACCGAATAAGAAAAGTAAATTTTTGGTCTGCCGTtaggataatatataaaatggtttACTAAAAGCGTCTACACTTGCAGCTTCGACGAAGGCATCCAGCTGGACCGCGAGAGCTGGTTCAGCGTGACGCCGGAGAGCGTGGCGCGCCACATCGCCGACAAGTGCGGGCGCGACCACGTGGTGGACGCCTTCTGCGGCGCCGGCGGGAACACCATACAGTTCGCGCTCACGTGCAAGAGAGGTAactaaatgttgttttttaattcattttgttttgtctGTGTCCATTTGCCTAGTGGcccagttagaacgcgtgcatcttaaccgatgattgcgggttcaaacccaaactcaattttcatgtgcttaattagtgtttataattcatttcattcaacATCGTGAAGACACTTtaaagtgtctaatttcaacgaaattctgccacatgtgtatccaggAACCCGCATGGGAGCAGCATGGTgtaatatgcttcaaaccttctctttAAAGGGAGTgatggccttagcccagcagtagaaaTTTAAAGGCGGTTAATGTTGTCATGTTGTGTCCATTTGCCTATGTCTAATCAACTttgtactaaataaattatttttaataaaagaataacaacattttattaaaagatgcAATGTTAGTGTAGTTATTACTACTACCTTCCTCTCTACTTAgagctaaaatatataaaaacaccaACTTACGCccttttttaactttgccagtAACCGCCATAGACATCGATCCGGCGAAGATAGAAATGGCAAAACACAACGCCGCAGTTTATGGTGTAGAAGATCGAATAGAGTTTATTGTGGGAGACTTTTTTGAAATAGCACCAACTCTAACAGCAGACATGGTGTTTTTAAGCCCTCCTTGGGGAGGCCCGAATTATTCTGATGTAAgttattatactatatagaaATGTGTAACTTAAGTTAAGGTACTGATTTTGTACTTCCAAAAGAATTTCTTAGCTAATTTGACAAGactaaaagctttttttttttttttaacttgttcACATGAGTACAAATTATTCATGCTCGACAGttgaataatttaagtaaaaagaaCCACCggtatattaactatttataatatatgattgaTGAAATATAGTTTAATGACTTGTTCTTGTTGTACTTTGTTAAATGAATCGACATTACAAACCGGTGCAAGCATTTCATTATATCGTTTCTAAtcaaatgacaattcaaaagttgtAAGAGTCTCATTGAAAATAGTAGGTtctgattttgaaatatttgcaaCAGTGTCACACAATTGTTAATCTTAAACAACAACCATTTTACCTTTAAATGTTGTTCAAGTGGTTTGATAAATAATGATGTATTCTTCTTTCAAATGACTAAtcaatgatgacagaaagagaaaaaaatatttaacaaaattactaaataacttttaaaagtaaCTATAATACATGACATATTATACTTACAGCAATGTATTTCTATGTTTCAGAATTAtgaatatgatatagaaactaTGCTGGAACCCAAACCTGCATCAGAATTAATGAGGATTGCTCGGGATATTAACTCAAACATAGCATTGTACTTACCGAGAAACACAAGAATGGATCAGgtattttatcttttgtttaacattttaaagctaaataattaattgttaacttTACTTGACttgatattacttaaattatcagtagaagaaataaatataaaagccgGATAGGTTTTACAATTAGGATGtttgaaaattacaataatttgtgtttcaattcattttaaattatatttctgaaGGTATAATAAggttataatgataatattttgtttcagataCTTTCCATTGCTCAAGAAGTCGGTGGTTCTGTAGAGATAGAACAAAGTTATTTAGATAAAAGATTTATAGCACTTActgcttatttttattagaaataattgtcATACTGAATACATCACACATTTTCAAGTATGTATATCAATTTTCATGAATTGCTTAAGCATCCcatattttcatcaataaaaaatgttggtGAAGTTTTATGATTACATTAAgaagtgaaaataatatatctcaaaattaattgattattcaaattataattagtatttataatggatttaaaatatattcaaataaatatttcagtatataGCTCTGTAATGATCCGAGTTACCTGCATTTAAACTGTCTTaacaaatatatgaatatagtgtaattttaacatatttttatattacctcaatgttgcttttttttgtacatatttaacagcgctgtttttttattttaataaaaagtaacaagCAATAACTATACTAATAGGGTTAACACTACTTTTTTCTTACctaacattgtattttaaaataaatatatttaaatagaagatGTATATCGCAATATGAAAACAATATGTAAATTGCCTTAAAGTTTGAAAGctacagttttaaaaataaataaaaataagagtactatattattataaaatttaagaatttcatcaatttatatctatatcaaGGTTTGCTGTatatgttcttttttcaaagaaaaaacaatGTGAAATCTTTTTAAGCAATCCTTAAGCTATTGTGTATCAAATTACTTCAACTTGCATTTAGTAAATAGATAGACATTTTATCTAGcagaaatatattgtaatgcactgtagaaattaattttcatgtgtcaaaaattatctgtgtattattgTAAGTGTTACCACACTTATGTAcacaataaatttgaaaatcgcCTATTGGCACCTATATTGACATCTGATTGTGTATTTGAGGAGATTGATATTCTGGTATTGCAaactcaaatttaaaaatttataactaaaGTCAGATATGTATGTGATTGAAAGCATTTATAGATGAATACCTATTTGTAGGCCTTGTGTGTGTGACCATAAATGTTGTGATCtctttaaatattgttgatgATATTATACAACTTCAACTGTGATTGATTTTTGTCTCATttcaagtttattaattttttaattattacaaaagtaaCTGAAGCCAAATAATGTTGTAATCCATTTGAAATTTAACTTCCACTAAGTGCACGTCCACTCATAGTCATTAAATTGGtagtagggctctgtgcaaaccAGTCTCGAAAGGTATCACTGATTCAACAGATAATCTACTACCAAATGGCAGTACTCATTGTTgtgttcggtttgaagggttattCAGCCAGATTAGATAATAACAGCAACAAAGGATATAAAGTTTGTTGATGCATTGGCAATGTTTGAAAGGCAAAAAGATTGAATAGTCATGCTAAATATGGATGGATTAAGTTTTGATCACTATTCACCTATGTTATGATTCCATCAATAttcttataaagtttatttatttttatattaaaatatgaaaatataacaattaaacatGCACATAAGTTATGTTGGGTCCTTCTATATtatagaagaaataaaaaataaacaatatttaaatcttatatttaggTGGAAAAATCACATTTTCAAAATATCCATTGGAGAGTTACAacttaagttatattattactttcacCTCGGTGAAATACCTTAACTAGTaacatagaatatttatttcgaccACTCAAATAGTGACTATTGTTAGTTTTGTTGAATAATTTGGTATTTCAACTTATTCTCCATCAATTAGAGGGTTTTTTCACTTATATGAGAGTAGGatggataaaattattcaaatgtacattcctaatttaattttacacaaattACACCTAAATTTATTCTTTCATTTCACCTTCTTCATC contains:
- the LOC125069466 gene encoding trimethylguanosine synthase, with protein sequence MMSEYYDHYHRWEPLAEFHFFFDDDEEFYDDNYVYCLCSRAVIRDGIRTYYAEKEYGTESEAEIAADSQSQDIDDHSHVHFSVDTSYKTKCEKDEGASCYCSASHTDNYCSTDELDPTQIHGFPSHALQPSDSGADLTYQDCHSDYTTLDKIERMEQDIMETNENYLSDNTWEKFWATNGERIIWASWIKKYSDYINPTYLDENHDLVMDDNNIPKQHSAEPLCNKDIVDYRENDDIKVMRERKFSYDSKVNPYKKASKDQNYEDKYDKRSEKVSDKDEMWLPARRRRSCSEHDGIVSPRTLPGTDSMTNVTKLTLSSYNVTSSHVTSESTPTDDYSVSSSTSTSDDQFNDQTRIVNIDDNSEQMPSEDLDTEQYWQFLWKKHFGEQYALHYANYIECHEIRNREISALNVQESKIEELKGLDNECENSEGNSQELPSVIEVQTQIDKINLEEKIVKPKRRTKNASNRIISSVGVLLQNLLKEQKDKSFDEAFDGEDGTTNNEKSESLVLEKNENSTGSNNLQNNSNVSKHDYYDGDDDPPEEKPVSLKRSHEIDDEEVNSEKVKSTFQIMGFSFDSEKIPKGQLIYRKRLGRLRPPRYKRSGASKKTYFDDEGKPYHLEQNQESQDEGEMLTDDDGPEIQSDGEKNNLDIKLEESTNTETENNESKDNVIESEATSENTADILQENIEQSQSDVIESKNDEQTDVHVEITSLNKRRRRPKRYPRMEDYDTTDMPIELKGDEKMFKYWKKRHSLFHRFDEGIQLDRESWFSVTPESVARHIADKCGRDHVVDAFCGAGGNTIQFALTCKRVTAIDIDPAKIEMAKHNAAVYGVEDRIEFIVGDFFEIAPTLTADMVFLSPPWGGPNYSDNYEYDIETMLEPKPASELMRIARDINSNIALYLPRNTRMDQILSIAQEVGGSVEIEQSYLDKRFIALTAYFY